GCGATTTGAAACTTTTTGCAATGATCGGTGCATTTCTCGGCTTTAAACCTTTGTTTTTTATATTATTTTTCAGTTCGCTCGCAGGCGTAATTGTGGGACTGCCGTTTATTGTTTGGAAAAAAAGCCGGAACTTCCCAATTCCCTTCGGCCCCTTTATTTCTCTTGCAACAATTTTTTATATTTTCTATGGTAACAGGATTATTGATATTTATCTGAATAAAATGTATTTGTAGGAGGAGAATTTGTTGCCTTTAAAAGATCAGCTTCAGCACATAAAAAGAGGGGCTGAAGAGGTTATCGTTGAAGAAGAACTGGTTAGAAAGATAGAGAAATCTATAAAAGAAGAGAAGCCTCTCAGGGTAAAAGCCGGTTTCGATCCGACAGCTCCCGATTTGCATCTTGGACACACAGTGCTGATACAAAAGTTAAAACATTTTCAGGAACTGGGACACCAGGTGATTTTTCTAATAGGTGATTTTACCGGTATGATAGGTGATCCTTCAGGAAAGTCTGAAACCAGAAAGGCTTTGACGAGGGAAGAAATAGTGAAAAATGCTGAAACGTATAAAGAGCAGGTTTTTAAAATACTGGATCCGGAGAAAACGGAGATTGCTTTCAACAGTCACTGGATGAATAAGATGACTGCCGCGGACATGATTAAGCTGGCTTCACAGCACACCGTTGCAAGAATGCTGGAAAGGGATGATTTTAACAAGCGCTATAAATCCAACAGGTCAATTAGTATTCATGAGTTTTTATATCCTTTGGTTCAGGCTTATGACTCTGTTGCTTTAAGGGCAGACGTAGAGTTAGGGGGGACTGATCAGAAATTCAACCTTCTTGTGGGAAGAGAAATTCAGAAGGCCTACGGGCAGGAATCCCAAATCGCTTTGACTATGCCTATACTTGAAGGTCTTGACGGTGTGCAGAAGATGAGTAAATCTTTAAACAATTATGTAGGTATTACCGAAAGTCCATCGGATATGTTTGGTAAACTTATGTCTATTTCAGATGAGCTTATGTTCCGCTACATGCTTTTACTGAGCGACAGAAGTATGAAATCCATAGAAGATTTAAAAAAGGACATCAAAAACGGCAGGCTGCATCCGATGGATGTGAAAAAGGATTTTGCATGTGAAATTGTGGAAAAATTCCACGATAAAAGTGCAGCAGAAAAAGCCAAATCGGATTTTGAAAGGGTGTTCTCCAAAAGGGAAAATCCGGAGGATATGCCTGTTTTGGAAGTTAATGGTGAAAGTATGCTGGAGATAATAAGAAAGCTGAATTTTGCTTCAAGCAACAGTGATGCCAGAAGGCTTGCCAAGCAGGGGGCTGTATCTGTGAACGGGGAGAAAATCAGTGATATTGAGATGAGCCCGGCAGCCGGAGAATATACTTTAAAAGTTGGTAAACGTAAGTTTGCCAGAATAATATGCAAATAACGGGAGGTTAATTGTGGTTACCGTTAGACCTTTTAGAGGAGTAAGATACAATCTGGAAAAAGCCCTTTTGAAACATGTTGTTTCACCCCCCTATGATGTGATAAGCGAGAGTGAAAGAGAGAGCTTTAAAACAAAATCACCGTATAACGTTGTCCATCTTATTCTGCCCGAGGGCAAAAACAAGTACAATAATGCCGGTAAACTCTACAATCAATGGAAATCGGAAAAAGTCCTGGTAAAAGATGATGTGCCGTCATTTTACGTTTATGAGCAGGAGTACAGGTACGAAGGCAAAAAATATGTCAGGACCGGTTTTGTTGGTTTGATGAAGCTGGAAGAATTTGGTAAAGGGAAAGTTTTCCCCCATGAAAAGACGTTGGCCGGACCCAAAAAAGACCGATACGAGCTGATGAAGGCTTGCAAAGCGAACTTCAGCCAGATTTTCGGACTTTATCTGGATAAGGAAAATGAGCTGGAAAAGGCTTTTGCCAGTGCGAAGAAGACGATGCCTGCAGCTTCAGCAGTTGATGATGACGGCGTCAAGAATTCTTTATGGCTTATACAGGATCAGGATATTGTTAATAAAATATCCAGGTTTATGTCAAACAAATCTATTTATATTGCTGATGGGCATCACAGGTACGAGACCTCTCTTAATCTGAGGGACTTTTTCAGAAAGCAGAACAAAGATGCAGCAGATGAGTTAAAGCCTTACGACTTTGCAATGATGATGTTTGTCAATTTTTATGACGAAGGTCTAAAGATATTTCCCACTCACAGAGTGGTTGATATAGATGATAAATTTGACGAAAAAGTGTTTTTTGAGAAGCTTGAGAATTATTTTGTAGTTGAGGAGATTGAGCATACCCGCTATGAGAAGTTTCTGAATAAGAAAGAGAATTGCAAGATAGTAATGGTTTACGGGGACAAATATTACGGTCTGTCAATTAAGGACGACGATTATGAAAAACTTCACCCCGTTTACCGAAGAGTTGACACTTATATCCTTCAGGAACTTATCTTAAAAGGTGTCATGGGCTTTTCCGAAGATAAACTTCTTAATAAAGAAGGCATTTCTTTTATGCAGAGCGAGGAGAAAGTACGTGAAGCAGCTGAAAAAAATAAAGCAGTCGGATTCATATTGAACGGTGTACCTATTGAAGTTGTCAGAGAAATTTCTGAAAATGGATATGTGATGCCGCAAAAATCCACTTATTTTTATCCGAAATTACAGACAGGTCTTGTTTTTAATGATATTTGATTTGGGGTGTCTGTTCCTGATACCCCATCTGTCACAATTGAATTATAATTGATTAAAACCCCGGTTTCCTGCGGGATATAAAATATTTTTTATATTTGTTTAATTTTGAATGGTTATAAAATTCACTTTATATTTTCTTAAATATACCAATAGTTTTTGGAATAAAGTCGGTTTAAACAATTTGACAAACCCTGTTTTTTTTTATATAAAACAATTATATTATGCTATCATGAAAATAGATGTTATACTTTAACTGACTAACTGCTGAATATAAAGTCTTTGCGGATAACGGCAAAGGTTTTAATATACATTGTATGGATAAGACGGTTTAAAGAGCCGCTTAGAAAAAAGCGAGTAAAGGAGGTACGTGATTATGTTTAACAAATTCAGAAAGTTAGGAATCAGCTTCTTAGCAGTAGGGTTGTTTGCACTTTTATCAGCTGGTGTTGCTTCAGCCCAGGTTACACTTGAGGACATTAAAGAAAGAGGATTTGTTCGTGTTGCCACTGCAAATGAAATCCCCTACGGTTATGTAGATGCAGGCGGTAATGCAATGGGAGCCGGACCGGAAGTTGCCAGAGCGGTATTGAAAAGAATGGGTATTGAAGATATTCAGTGGGTTGTAACAAGTTTCAGTTCTCTGATCCCCGGCTTAAAAGCAAATCGTTTTGATATGGCGGCAGCAGAGCAGGCCATTCTGCCTCCGCGTTGTAAACAGGTGGATTATGCTACAGTGCCCAATTCCTCCTATGGTGAAGGACTGCTGGTGAAAGCCGGAAATCCTAAAGATATTCATTCACATAGGGACTTTGCTAAGCGTGAAGATCTGAAAGTTGCCATTATGGCTGGTGCCGATCAGCTTGAAATGCTTCAGGAGATTGATGTCCCACAGTCACAAATGGTTATGATTCAGACAAATGCTGACGCTATTTCAACTGTAGCCACAGGAAGAGCCGATGCTTATGCTGCAACAGGACTTACTGCAGCTAATTTGGCGAAGAAGAGTGATAAAGTTGAACTGGCCGATCCTTTTGTAGATCCTGTGATAGATGGTAAAGAGATCCGTAGCTGGGGCAGCTTTACCTTTAATAAAGGATCCGATGATTTTCGCTTAGCGTTCAGTAAAGAGCTGAAAAAGTTTAAAAAGACTGATGAGTGGAGAAATATTCTCGAGAAAAACGGATTTACACCTGCTGACATAGAAGGTTCTTTTAAACATACTACTAAAGAGCTTTGCTCCGGAGAAGGTATTTAAGTAAAACTGTATCACATAGGCGCCCGGTTTTAAAAAGCCGGGCGCTTTCTTATTATATCCCTGCATACAGGGTAGCGGAGGGATGAATGAACTGGATAGATTATTTGGGACCAATGATGGATGGGGCATGGATTACTGTTAAGTTAACGTTCTATTCCACCATTCTCGGAGCCATCTTTTCTTTTATGTTTGGACTCGGAAAGCTTTCCCGGCACTGGTATTTTAAAGTCCCCTCCGTTACATATATTGAAGTCTTCAGGGGCACTTCTTTGCTGGTGCAGATGTTTTGGCTGTTTTATGCTTTACCTCTGGTAGGCCAGTTTATGGGAGTTGATACTCGTATTCCGCCTGTTATTGCGGGAATTCTGGCATTATCTGCAAATATAGGTGCATATGGCGCTGAGGTTGTGCGGGGTGCCATACAGGCAGTATCTAAAAAACAATACGAAGCGGCTACTGCTCTCAATTTTACTCCCAAACAAACATTATGGCGTATCGCTCTGCCTCAGGCAATACCTGAAATGATGCCGCCTTTTGGCAATCTTGCCATTCAAAATTTGAAGGATACCGCTTTGGTTTCTCTTATTACAATATCGGATTTGGCCTTTGTCTCGGAAAGGCTTAGAAATCTAACACAGGAAAGTGCCGTGGTCTATACACTGGCTCTTTTTATGTACTTCGGTATGGCTCTGGTACTGGCAGGTATGCTTAAAATGCTAAGCCAGTATGTTGGAACCTGGCGCCGTGCAGCGGGAGGTAAGTGATGTTATACGGGATTGAATGGGTTACAACTTCAAATCTTGCTTTTGCAGCGTCTATTCTACCTATTTTACTGATAGGGCTTGTTACAACATTAAAAGCTACAGTTGTGGGTTTTATTTTGGCAATGATTATCGGTTTGATATTGGCAGCCTTAAAGGGAGCACCGTTGAAGATAATCAGCTATCCGGCTGCATTTGTTATTGAATTTTTGCGGGACACCCCGCTGCTTATACAGTTGTTTTTTGTTTTTTATGTTCTCCCTCAGCTTACCGGGATTACTCTTCCGGCATTTGTTGCCGGAGCTGTTGCGCTTGGTTTGCAGTACAGCGCATATTGTGCCGAAGTTTACAGAGGCGGGCTGGAAGCGGTGCCATGGGGGCAGCACGAGGCACTTAAAGCTTTAAACTTACCACCTGCTTATGGTTTTTTTCATATTATTCTGCCCCAGGCTGTACCACGTATTATACCGGCGCTGGGGAATTATCTTGTTTCAATTATGAAAGATGTCCCCATCTTAAGTGTTGTCACTGTTCTGGAAATGATGACCCTGGCCAGAATTATCGGAGACAGAACTTATAATTATCTCGTTCCTCTTTCTTTGGTAGGGGGACTGTATCTTATATTAACACTGCTGTCATCATTCTTAGTGCGTTTTATAGATATGAAACTTCCCAAGAGCGGAATACCACTTAAATAAGCGAGGTAAAAATGAGCGAACCTATGATTAAATTTGATAAAGTTACAAAAAAATTCGGTGATGTGGTGGTTCTAGATGAGCTTGAGTTTGAGGTCCAGCCTAATGAGATGGTAACGATTATTGGACCTTCGGGTTCCGGTAAATCAACGATACTCAGGATTTTGATGACATTGGAGCCAATAAATGGTGGTGTGGTTTATGTTGACGGTGAGCCATTATGGCATGAAGAACGCAACGGCAAGCTTATCCCTGCAAGCCAACAACATTTGAGAAAAATGCGCTCAAAGCTCGGAATGGTTTTCCAGCAGTTTAACCTGTTTCCGCATATGACAGTTCGCCGTAATCTGACGGAGGCACCTATAAGGGTGCTGGGGCTTTCAAAAAAGGAAGCTGTCGAAAGGGCTGATGAGCTTCTTGAATTGGTGGGGCTGTCTGATCAGGCGGATAAATTTCCCGCACAGCTTTCCGGTGGGCAGCAGCAGCGCGTTGGTATAGCCAGGTCTTTGGCTATGAGACCTAAAATTCTGCTTTTTGATGAACCGACTTCTGCACTTGATCCGGAGCTTGTTGGTGAAGTTTTACAGGTAATCCGTCAGCTGGCTGAGCAGCATGAATTTACTATGCTTCTTGTTACGCACGAGATTCCTTTTGCCAGACAGGTGTCTGACAGGGTATGTTTTATCGATGGCGGATCGATTGTGGAGCAGGGGTCGCCGGCTGACATATTGACGGAGCCGAAAGAAGAGAGAACTAAAGAGTTTCTGCACGCTGTACTGCATCCGGATGAATAAATTTGTTGTGTGGTGTATTGGTATATTAGTTGAGTGGTATATTTGTTATTAGTAAACTCAGCCGGTAACTTCACAGCAGTAACTACCTCAAATACCAAGCATCCCGCCACAATTTGGTGGGCGGGATGTGCGCGGTTGGCACCTCAAATACTTTAAATTCACAGCGTAAAATATTCAGCCGTCGGGTTGTGAACGATGAGTGCACTTGTACTAAACTCTGGCACCATCTGATAAGTCTCAGTCAGGCTGATATTTATTTTCTCCATTGAAAGCAGATCACCAATAATTTTATTTCCATACAGATCCGGACATGATGGATAACCGAAACTGTAGCGCAGGCCTCGGTATTTTGCGTTAAGTATTCCGTCAATAGAACCGGAGTCCTTATTATCTATTTTAAGTTCTTCTCTTATCCTTTTATGCCAGAATTCCGCCAAAGCTTCTGTTAGTTCTGTAAAGAAGCCGTGAAGAAGAAAATATTTCTTGTAGCTGTGGTTTTCTTTCAATTGTTTTGTGTACTCCGCCGGTTCATTTCCGAGGGTTACGATTTGCAGCGGTAAAACATCAAATTCCCCTGATTTGTGGTCCTTGAAATAGTCAGGAATACTGAGAAACGGTGGTTTGGAACTTCTCGGGAAAACAACATCAGCGAGCAGTTTCTCGTCTTCATCATATATTTTTAATGTTTCCTCACTGCTCTGGCACTTGAAATATCCATAACTTACTTTAGGATTAATTTTGATTTCATTGTTAAGTTTTAGCAGTATCTCGTTGTATTCACTGTCAGCTTCATCTTTTAATAATTTCATATATTCTGCTTCGGTACTTGCACTGCTCTTTTTATAGCCCCATCGTGTTTTATAAAGGGTCTGCCTGTTCATAAACTTCAACGCATCGTTAATATCAATATTCTCTTCAATTTTGCTGCCCCAGAAAGGCGGGATAGGTATATCGTCCGTACTCAGATCGTTTCTTGTTTGCTCGTCGCCTGTTGTATCTGATTTTACTTGATTAATCTGTGGTTTTCCTGAAATTTTTCTTCTTTGGGATGGTTTTGTTTTCAGGTATTTAAGAGCAGAAAAAGCATCTGCACAGTAGTGTACTTTTCCCTCAAGAAGCGGCTCACATTCGTTTTTTACAAACCCTTCAGTAAGTGCGGCACCGCCCAGCAGAACGGTTGTGTCCAGTTGCATTTGAGCTATCTCAGCTATATTTTCCTTCATTATGCCGGTGGATTTGACAAGCAAACCGCTCATACCTATTGCATCCGCTTTTACCTCTTTCGCCCTTTCAATCATTTCATCGACAGGAACCTTTATTCCCAAATTATACACTTCGTAACCGTTATTGGATAAAATAATTTCCACAAGGTTTTTACCTATGTCATGCACATCACCTTTTACAGTGGCCAAAATGACTTTACCTTTTGTTTCCGTGTCTTCTTTGTTAATAAATTTTTCCAGATAGGTGACAGATTTCTTCATGACTTCAGCAGACTGAAGTACAAAAGGCAGGAGCATTTTGCCGCTGCCGAAGAGTTCTCCGATCTCTTTCATTCCGGGCATCAGAATGTCATTAATTATTTCAAAAGGTTTGTATTTTTGCAGAAGAGTGTCTATTACTTTTTCAAGGTCCTTTTTATTACCTTTTTTAAGCTTTTTAACCAGAGCTTCTTCTTCGGTTATATCTTCTTCAACTTCTTCTTCGCTTTGCAGGCTTTTGCCTGAAAAATGGTTAATAAATTTATTAAGTCCATTTTCACGACCGTAAATCAGATTTTTGCACAAATTTATTTCATGTTTATCCATAGAGGATAGATTAATAAGTTTCGATGCATGGACAATCGCCATATCCAGACCGTTTTCCACTGCTTCTTCCAGAAAAACGGCGTTTAGAAAAATCCTGCTTTCTTTGGATAGTCCGAATGAAACATTGCTGACTCCCAATACCGTTTTTGCTCCTTTCAATCTGTCTTTTATCATTTTTATGGCGTTTAATGTTTCCACAGCTGCAAACTTAAGGGAAGTATCTCCGCTTCCGATGGAGAAAGTCAGCGGGTCGAATATCAGCCCTTCAGGAGCAAGATTGTATTGTTTAGTCCATATATTATAAATCTTTTCAGCAATTTTAAATTTCTCATCTGCTGTCATTGCCATGCCGTTTTCATCAATAGTAAGAGCGATAACGTTGGCAGGGTAGTCTTGAACAAGCTTAAGTATTTTGTGCAGCTTGCCACCGCCGTCTTCAAGGTTTATTGAATTGATAATGGGTTTTCCCGAATAATTTTTAAGAGCAGTTTCTATCACCGGAGGCTCCGTTGAGTCAATTACAATGGGAGCGGAAAGGGTTTTATTTAATAAGCTGACAAAATGCTGCATATCAAACATTTCATCTCGCCCTGCATATGCAACACAAACATCGATAAAATGGGCTCCGGCGTCTTCCTGCTCTTTGGCGACATTTAACATTCCCTCATAATCGTTGTTTAACAATAATTCTCTGAAAGCTTTACTGCCGTTGGCATTTGCCCTCTCACCTATTATAGCAGGAGGTGGTGTCTGTGTCAGTGAAGTGGATGTGTATAGACTTGATGACAGACCTGCAGCTGTCCCGGAAGGTTTTAAAGGATGAAAAGATTTTGCTATATTTTTCAGTTGTTTTATATGTTCGTAACCGGTACCGCAGCACCCACCGATAATATTCAGCGGCAATTCATCCAGCAATCCTTTGAATATTTCAGCCATCTTCCCGGGTGTCATCGTGTAAACGGTTTTCCCGTTAACATTTTCAGGCAGACCTGCATTAGGTATGCATGATACACTTCTGTTCCAGTATTTGGTAAGTTCGCTGAGTGGTTTATGCATCATATCCGGCCCCAGGCCGCAATTCAGCCCCAAAGAAAATACCGGATAGGAGCCGATGAGTGCAGCGGCTGCTGAAATGTCAGAGCCTACAAGCATTGTGCCTGTATTCTCAACAGTTACCGAAACACTTACCGGTAAATCGATTTTTAATTCTTCAAGGTTATCAAAAATCGCTTTCAAAGCGGCCTTTATCTGCAATAAATCCTGCGAAGTTTCCACGATTAATCCGTCGACGCCCCCATCTATCAGACCTTTTGACTGCTCTTTATACATTTCGTACAAATCGTCAAATGATATCTGGGAAAGGCTGGGCAGTTTAGTTCCGGGGCCCATCGATCCGAAAACAAACTTATCGGAGAATTCATCGGCAGCCCCGCGGGCCAATTTCGCCCCGGCAACATTTATTTCGTATGCTTGATCTTCAAGGCCGTACTCACTTAAAATCAGTCTTGTGGCACCGAAAGTGTTTGTCTCAGCAACGTCAGCTCCAGCCTGAAAATACTTTCTGTGAATATTTTTCATGATTTCCGGAGCACTGATATTAAGGTATTCATTACACCCATGAAAATCCCCCCATAATGTTTCGGGGATTGATTCATTCTGAATTGTGGTGCCCATTCCGCCGTCGAAAACGACTATATTCCTTTCCGCAAATTTTCTAAACATTTCCATCTCTCTATAAACTTTTAATATTCTTAAACAGGTAATGTACAATAAAAATATAAACAGATTTTTTCAAGCTGTATTTTATTGCAACTCTCTCATTTTTTAGGAGCTATGACATTTTGTTGGTGCTAAGCGTTAAGCTTACATGGCCTAGGAGCAAGGAGAAAAGTCCAGATTGAGGCAGATATTTAGAAAGTTGATATAATTGTTTGCACGATTACCTTTTAACTTATTTAATACATCTACAAACCATACTACCCTAAGACCCTTATTACCTCAATAACATCAACTACCTCAATCACCTCCAACTACCTCTTTCTTACCCATCATCCATCGCACATTACTCATCACGGTATCACGCATTACGGTATACACCTTAAATTTTGAAGAAGTACTTAAAAAAATTTATATATTGCGTTTTGTTATTGACTTTAATTATAAAATTATATAGAAAAAATATAGAGAGCAAGCTTGATAACACTCTCTTAATTCAATTAAAATATAATTTTACACATGAAATAAAACAGTATAATTGTGCTTGAAATTTTTCATATTTAAAATATGTCAATGTAAACTAAAATTTAACTTGTTTTTTCAATTAAGAGTTTTTTCTATTGAAAGATACACGGGTTAAGCTATGTTTTATCAATAGGCACCAAAATTAAGTATATCAATAGCTGTCGGCAGTAATTCAGACAGTTTTCAAACAACGTTGGCCTTAATTATTTACAGTGCTTGTTGTTGTACTTTTGAAAATATATTCCCGATGGGTGGTATAATGTCATTAGAGCGGGCTGAAATACTAAAATTTGCAGTTGAGTTGAGGCACAAGCTTCATTCACAGCCTGAAACTGCATGGAAAGAGTATAATACATCTGCGTATATAAGAGCAATTTTAACAGATAATAGGATACAATGGAAAAAGAGTGCTGAAACAGGAACTATCGCTGTGCTTGCACCCGAAGCTAAAGGCAGACATGTGGCATTGCGTGCGGACATTGATGCGCTTGCTATTGATGAAAAAACTGCAGCCCCTTATAAATCGCAAAATGCCGGGGTTATGCATGCCTGTGGTCATGATGGACATACATCTGCCCTTATAGCTGCCGCTCTTATATTGAAAGAAAATGAGGAAAAGCTGGGCGGACCTGTAACTTTGGTATTTCAGCCGGGTGAGGAAGGCGGACACGGAGCAAAGAGAATATTGGAAGAAGGGTGTCTGAAAGATGTGGATTGTATTTTCGGCTGGCATAACTGGCCGGGTATAAAATTTGGTGAGGCAGCTTGCCCGGACGGTGTGGTCATGGCTGCAAACGGTACTTTTCATATCGACTTTTACGGTAAAGGCGGACATTCAAGTCAGCCTGAAATCTGTAGAGATCCGGTGCTGGCAGCATCAGCAGTGGTAACAGCGTTGCAGCAGATAGTGAGCAGACGGGTTGCCCCGCAGGACTCTGCAGTTGTTTCGGTAACATCTTTTGAAGCTCCAAGCGGCTTAACCACTATTCCGGAGCATTCAAGAATTGAAGGAAGTATACGTATTTCAGATACCCTGATGAGGGACAGAGTGGGCGAGATGATTAAGAATATTGCAGAGAAAACTGCCGATGCTTATGGGGTCAGAGCTGAAGTGGAATTGAGAAAACGTTACGGTGCCACAGTAAATGATGCTGATTCTGCGGCATATATGAGAGAATGCTTGCAAAACACGTTGGGGGAGAATTGGAAGAGCGATATAAAAATGCCTGTTATGGCTTCGGAGGATTTCAGTTATTATTTGGAAAAGATTCCCGGAGCTTATGCGCTTATAGGCAGTGATGACGGTAACGGGCACAATATTGCCTGCCACAATGCAGCTTACGATTTTAACGACAGACTGATAGAACCGGCGGCTGAATTATTAGTGAAGCTTGCCGGCATAGACAATAAATAAGAGGTGGAGTATGGCTAACAGTATGGAAATTTTTGAGCAATGGGAATCAGAAATCAGGGCTTACTGCAGAGCAGCCCCTACGGTCTTTAAATCAGCTTCCAATGCGAAGCAGGTTGATGAGAACGGCAAAGAATATGTGGATTTTTTTGCCGGGGCCGGCGTCCTGAATTTCGGTCACAACAATCCAAAGATGAAGGAAGCCATGATAGAGTTTTTAAAAGAAGACGGCGTGGCGCACAGTCTGGATATGTATACGAGTGCAAAAAGAAGTTTCATTGAGAAGTTTGTGGAAACTATTTTAAAACCGAGAAACATGAAGTATAAGATGCAGTTTACAGGCCCTACAGGGACAAATGCTGTTGAAGCGGCTTTAAAACTGGCCAGAAAAGTTACCGGCCGTGATGATGTTGTTGCATTTACCCACGGTTTTCACGGTATGACACTGGGCTCGCTAGCCTGCACTGCAAATCATTATTTCAGAAATGCAGCCGGGGTTTCACTTGACAATGTTATCAGATGGCCCTTTGGTACTGGAAAAAACTGCATGGAATCACTGGCCGATTTAAAGGCTATGTTTAACGACCCATCTTCCGGTGTAAATGCTCCTGCAGCGTTTTTGGTTGAGACAATACAGGCTGAGGGCGGTGTAAGAGTCGGCAACCTTGAATGGCTTGAAGGTATACAGCAGCTTGCCAGAGATCTTGGAGCACTTTTTATCATTGATGATATCCAGGTGGGTTGCGGCAGAACAGGCTCATATTTCAGTTTTGACGGTACAGATCTTGATCCTGATATAATTGTTCTGGCCAAGGGTATCGGCGGGTACGGAACACCCCTTGCCATGACACTTAATAAGCCTGAGTATGACGAGAAATGGAGTCCGGGAGAGCATACGGGTACATTCAGAGGTCAGGGGCTTTCGTTTGTGGCCGGGACAAAAGCGCTGGATTACTTTGACAATGATGAACTGATGAATAAAACGAAAAAACATGGTGAATACATGTCGTCTTTCCTGAAAGACCTTGCAGAGGGAAATGATGATGTGGAAGTACGCGGAAGAGGTATGATTGTAGGATTTGATGTTACGAACGGTGATAAAGCAAAAGCAATTGCACGAGAATGCTTCGAAAACGGGATGCTTATCGGTGTCTGCGGAAGCAGAGGGGAGGTTCTTAAATTTATCCCTCCTTTGACTATTCCGGAAGAGGATTTGAAAAAAGGCCTGCGGATCTTTTCTGATGCATACAAAAAAGTAATTGGGTGAGGTAAGCCATGATTGAAAGAGATGACATGACATTTCCCTTTGAGGAATACAAAAGAAGAATTGATGAGTTAAGGTCAAGGATGGCAGAAAGACTCCTGGATGCTGTTATCATCACAGATCCTGAAAACCTGCTTTATCTCACTGATTATAAAACCACCGGTTACTCATTTTTTCAAGCGCTTGTTGTACCGCTGGAAAGTGAGCCTTTCATGGTCACAAGAAAACTGGAAGAATCCAATGTAATAGCACGTACATGGGTGGAAATAACCAGACCCTATTCGGATACTGAGGATGCCATCCAGATGCTTGTGAGCAGTTTGAAAGAGATGGGGCTTTCCAAGAAAACAATTGGGTATGAAAGAAACAGCTACTTTTTCCCTGCATATCAGCAGGACTCTCTGCAGCACACTTTGACGGACGGGCGTCTAAATGATTGTTTCGGAATAGTTGAGCAGGGAAGGATTACGAAATCGAACTATGAAATTGACGTAATGAGAAAAGCAGCAAAGGCGACGGAGTGTGGAATGAGAGCCGGTATAGAAGCAGCCAAAGCCGGGGTTACTGAAAATGAAATCGGAGCCGAAATTTCTGCTGCTATGTTCAAGGCAGGCGGGGAGCCTCCGGCAGTTATGCCGTATGTGACTTCAGGCCCGAGAACAATGATCGGGCATGCAACGTGGGAAGGACGTGTGGTTCAGCCGGGTGAGCATGTGTTTATGGAAGTCGGCGGCTGCTTCAGACAATATCATACTGCAATGATGCGGACGGTTATTCTGGGTGATTTGAGTGATAATATGAGATATGCCCAGGAGAGGATGAAGTTGGCATTAAACAGTGCAAAAGATTTGATCAGACCGGGAGTTACGGTTTCCGATGTGGATAACCTTATAAGGAAT
The nucleotide sequence above comes from Flexistipes sp.. Encoded proteins:
- the tyrS gene encoding tyrosine--tRNA ligase, with amino-acid sequence MLPLKDQLQHIKRGAEEVIVEEELVRKIEKSIKEEKPLRVKAGFDPTAPDLHLGHTVLIQKLKHFQELGHQVIFLIGDFTGMIGDPSGKSETRKALTREEIVKNAETYKEQVFKILDPEKTEIAFNSHWMNKMTAADMIKLASQHTVARMLERDDFNKRYKSNRSISIHEFLYPLVQAYDSVALRADVELGGTDQKFNLLVGREIQKAYGQESQIALTMPILEGLDGVQKMSKSLNNYVGITESPSDMFGKLMSISDELMFRYMLLLSDRSMKSIEDLKKDIKNGRLHPMDVKKDFACEIVEKFHDKSAAEKAKSDFERVFSKRENPEDMPVLEVNGESMLEIIRKLNFASSNSDARRLAKQGAVSVNGEKISDIEMSPAAGEYTLKVGKRKFARIICK
- a CDS encoding DUF1015 domain-containing protein, which encodes MVTVRPFRGVRYNLEKALLKHVVSPPYDVISESERESFKTKSPYNVVHLILPEGKNKYNNAGKLYNQWKSEKVLVKDDVPSFYVYEQEYRYEGKKYVRTGFVGLMKLEEFGKGKVFPHEKTLAGPKKDRYELMKACKANFSQIFGLYLDKENELEKAFASAKKTMPAASAVDDDGVKNSLWLIQDQDIVNKISRFMSNKSIYIADGHHRYETSLNLRDFFRKQNKDAADELKPYDFAMMMFVNFYDEGLKIFPTHRVVDIDDKFDEKVFFEKLENYFVVEEIEHTRYEKFLNKKENCKIVMVYGDKYYGLSIKDDDYEKLHPVYRRVDTYILQELILKGVMGFSEDKLLNKEGISFMQSEEKVREAAEKNKAVGFILNGVPIEVVREISENGYVMPQKSTYFYPKLQTGLVFNDI
- the ehuB gene encoding ectoine/hydroxyectoine ABC transporter substrate-binding protein EhuB, which produces MFNKFRKLGISFLAVGLFALLSAGVASAQVTLEDIKERGFVRVATANEIPYGYVDAGGNAMGAGPEVARAVLKRMGIEDIQWVVTSFSSLIPGLKANRFDMAAAEQAILPPRCKQVDYATVPNSSYGEGLLVKAGNPKDIHSHRDFAKREDLKVAIMAGADQLEMLQEIDVPQSQMVMIQTNADAISTVATGRADAYAATGLTAANLAKKSDKVELADPFVDPVIDGKEIRSWGSFTFNKGSDDFRLAFSKELKKFKKTDEWRNILEKNGFTPADIEGSFKHTTKELCSGEGI
- the ehuC gene encoding ectoine/hydroxyectoine ABC transporter permease subunit EhuC, encoding MNWIDYLGPMMDGAWITVKLTFYSTILGAIFSFMFGLGKLSRHWYFKVPSVTYIEVFRGTSLLVQMFWLFYALPLVGQFMGVDTRIPPVIAGILALSANIGAYGAEVVRGAIQAVSKKQYEAATALNFTPKQTLWRIALPQAIPEMMPPFGNLAIQNLKDTALVSLITISDLAFVSERLRNLTQESAVVYTLALFMYFGMALVLAGMLKMLSQYVGTWRRAAGGK
- the ehuD gene encoding ectoine/hydroxyectoine ABC transporter permease subunit EhuD; the encoded protein is MLYGIEWVTTSNLAFAASILPILLIGLVTTLKATVVGFILAMIIGLILAALKGAPLKIISYPAAFVIEFLRDTPLLIQLFFVFYVLPQLTGITLPAFVAGAVALGLQYSAYCAEVYRGGLEAVPWGQHEALKALNLPPAYGFFHIILPQAVPRIIPALGNYLVSIMKDVPILSVVTVLEMMTLARIIGDRTYNYLVPLSLVGGLYLILTLLSSFLVRFIDMKLPKSGIPLK
- the ehuA gene encoding ectoine/hydroxyectoine ABC transporter ATP-binding protein EhuA, which produces MSEPMIKFDKVTKKFGDVVVLDELEFEVQPNEMVTIIGPSGSGKSTILRILMTLEPINGGVVYVDGEPLWHEERNGKLIPASQQHLRKMRSKLGMVFQQFNLFPHMTVRRNLTEAPIRVLGLSKKEAVERADELLELVGLSDQADKFPAQLSGGQQQRVGIARSLAMRPKILLFDEPTSALDPELVGEVLQVIRQLAEQHEFTMLLVTHEIPFARQVSDRVCFIDGGSIVEQGSPADILTEPKEERTKEFLHAVLHPDE